A single region of the Diadema setosum chromosome 14, eeDiaSeto1, whole genome shotgun sequence genome encodes:
- the LOC140238096 gene encoding uncharacterized protein yields the protein MKALILFIIQVCGLLSASVHTAKGASLIEGSRVDAHVRNCSGVVGYHGDRHPVGHITSRLVGHHVDEVKRGRRGGGGREEVVVVEAQEEFEESRVLSPGEEEDGETKKEKSLREKMHGWLKFGTGCYVFVCLILCALSLARYASGGCECMATDPI from the exons ATGAAGGCActtattcttttcattattcAAGTTTGTGGGCTTCTGTCTGCGAGTGTACATACAG CGAAAGGAGCATCGCTGATTGAAGGCTCACGGGTGGATGCTCACGTGAGAAACTGTTCGGGCGTGGTTGGTTACCATGGTGACAGACATCCAGTAGGGCACATTACCAGTCGTCTAGTAGGACATCATGTAGATGAGGTTAAACGTGGCAGGCgtgggggaggaggaagagaagaagtcGTCGTGGTGGAGGCACAGGAGGAATTTGAG GAATCGCGGGTGCTCTCTCCCGGCGAAGAAGAGGACGGAGAGacgaaaaaggaaaaaagtctTCGGGAAAAAATGCACGGCTGGCTGAAGTTCGGGACCGGTTGCTATGTCTTTGTCTGTTTAATCTTGTGCGCCCTCTCCCTGGCTCGCTACGCCTCGGGCGGATGCGAGTGCATGGCCACTGATCCCATATGA